A window of Shumkonia mesophila genomic DNA:
CTCTGCGCGCGGAGCGCGGAGACCGCAATGGACATGGCGGCGTCGCTCATCGGTGCATCCTCCTCAGGCCTTGGAAACGGAAACGACGTAGCTGCCGGGGACCTCGACGCCGTCCATCAGCAGGGTGGCGGTGTCGCCCGTCAGGTCGATGCCGGTGACGGTGCCGCAGGCGTAAAGGGTGGCGGAGACGTCGTCGCCGCTGGCGTCGGTGGCTTCGACCACCAGCTGATAGGCGCCGTCGGGCGCGATCTCGCCGTCGTCGGTGGTGCCGTCCCAGGTGAACTCGTGGGTGCCGGCTCCGGTTTCGCCGGTGGTGGTGTAGACGACGTTGCCGTCCGCATCCAAGACGGAGATGGTGACCGTTTCGGCCGTCGATTCGAGGTCGTACTGCCATTCGGCGGACCCATCGCTCAGGGGCGCGGTGTCACCGTAGGCGGTGATCTTGCTGCCGATATAGCCGGCCAGCGAATCGCCCTGCAGCCCCGAGACCAGCGTCAGCAGGCTGCTCAGGGTCTCGTTGGTCAGGGCCTGCTGTTCCAGCGAGGCGATGGAAGTCAGCTGGCTGGTGAATTCCGTGGTGTCGACAGGATCCGTCGGGTCCTGGTTCTCAAGCTGCGTGCAGAGGATGGTAATCCACGAATTGTAAAGCTCTTCGGCGGAGCTCGAGGTCGTACTCGAATCGCTGGAAGAAGAGAGGGCCGAAAGAACGGCCGAACTGTAATCGCTTGACGCTACTGATGTCGTCTCCATGGGAAACTCCTTGCGAGACTCGGCCCACGGTCCCAATGCCCATACCTCCTTTCACGGCCCGTCCCGCAAAACCTGGCGCAAAAAAAACTCCGGCCGAAGCCGGAGTTCGATCCCTTATCGGGGAGGTGGCGGCGGTGGGGGCGCGCCGGGCCCCATGGCCCACCGTTCGATGAACGTCCGGCGGTCCTCCAGACCGAGATCGAGGACGACGGGAAGGATGGCGGCGCTGACGATGGCGATGCGCCGCCGCGTCAACTGCTCGAAGTCCTCGATCCGCTTGGCAACGCGCGGTCGGTCGGGTTCCGGCTGCAACAGCAGCGAAACGATTTCTGCGCGAATAGTGATGGCCTGCCGCTCAAGGTCGCGGATGTCAGAGGCCCGGCTATCCAGGGCGGCCAACACCTTCCGGTGGCCGGTCTCCGAGAGGTCATGGGCGAGAAAGCCGACGAACCGCTGTTCAGGGGACATGCCCGATCCGGGGGGCGGCCGGAGCAGGCCGGCCGCCGCGCCCAGGCGTCCGGCCAGCGAGCCGGGCACCAGCGGGCTGGTGCCCACCAGCCATCCCAGGAAGAAAAAATTGACGGCAAGCGACACGGTCAGCGTCACGCCGATGATGATCTTCGTCCGTTTCTTCAGGGTCGACATACTGTCCAACATCCCTCCGATGCATTCTGCGCATTCGGGTTGCGGCGGACCGGCGCCGCGCCGTCAGAGAGTTACGATGAAATAGATGAGGCCGCTCTGGGCATCTTGCTGGGAGCTCGCCCGATCGGCGACGCCGACCAGGATGCCGATCAGCGACACGGTCGCGAGTAGGATGGCCGGGTGGTAGACTAGGCCACCCAAGATGCCGTTCACCTCGCCGACCAGCGCGCGCGCCCTTGCCAGGATCGGCATCGGCGCCGGCGATGTCGCGCCGGCCAGCCGTTCCTCATGGGCGCGGATGCGGGCCATGACCCGGTCCATCGCATCGGGACTTGGCTCCGGAACGGCGGGCTCGGCCAACAGGCGTTCCACGCACCGGGTTTCTTCGAGAAGGCGGCCGGCGTCGGCCGAGGCACCCGCAAGGGCAAGCGCCTCTATCCGGCGGTCGGCCGGCCAGGCCTTCGGATCTCCGCCATAGCGGTCAAGAAGATCCTGAAATTCTTTCAGTCCCATTCATCCACTGTCCCCTAAAAGGTCTTTCGACCGGTTCCGCAAGATTGTCCGGAGACGATTCCGAGCCCGTTTCAGCAGCGATTCCACTGCCGAAACGCTGGTGCCCAAAATTTCCGCCGTCTCCGCGTTCGACAAGCCCTGGTGATAGAATAGCGCAAGCGCGGCCTGTTGTTCATCGCTCAATTTCAGGGTGGCGCTCCTGAGGATCTGGCTGGCCTGGTGCTGTTGCAGAAGTGCCGCCGCGTCCGGCCGATCGTCGGCTATTTCGGGAATCTGGTCGGAATCGGTGGTTTTGCGTTTGCGCTTGAAATCGATGCAGCGGTTGAGGGTGACGCGGTAAAGCCAGGTCGAGAAGGCGGCCTCGCCCGGCTGCCATTCCGCCCGCTTCAGCCAGACGGTGAAGAACACGTCCTGGGCCAGATCCTCGGCATCCGCCGCGTTGGGGACCATTCGGAAGGCCAGCGAATAGACCCGGCGGAAATGGCGCGCCATCAGGGTTCTGAAGGCGGCCTGGTCGCCGGCGGTGGCCTGCGCCATCAGGGCATCGTCGCCGGGCTCCGTCCCGGCCGCGCCCGTTTCGACGGACGGTTTATGACGTCGGCCCGAACTCGCGGCCTCGGCCGGCGCCGGACTTTCCCCCTCACCCGGCGGCCACGCTCCATGGGCGTTCACCTCGATTTTTCCCCCCACGAACGTCAATCTATCGTACTTCCCCTGTCGTCGAGGGTCGCCCACGCCTCCTGGACCAGTTTGACGTCCGCCAGGACGCGCTGGCAGGTGTTGGCGTCGAAGCCGCTCCTCGTGAGATGGGCAATGCGCACCATGCTGGTTCCGTAGAATTGACCGAGCCGGTCGGTCAGCCGCCGTGAAACTTCGGGACGCAGGTTGTCGCGCAGTCCCTGAAGAATGGCGATCGCCTTGCTGGCCCGCCTCATGGACTCGGCCCGCCGGCCGTCCGCGCAGGCGCGTTCGGCGGCCTCCAGGTGATTGATGACGCCATTCAACAGGATGGCGACCATCCACGGCTGCGGCGCGCATCCCTGGGCTTTTCCGTAAGCGGACGTCGCCCGCCGGCTGGCGGTTTTCATGGCTGGATTCCCCCCAAAACAACGC
This region includes:
- a CDS encoding flagellar hook assembly protein FlgD translates to METTSVASSDYSSAVLSALSSSSDSSTTSSSAEELYNSWITILCTQLENQDPTDPVDTTEFTSQLTSIASLEQQALTNETLSSLLTLVSGLQGDSLAGYIGSKITAYGDTAPLSDGSAEWQYDLESTAETVTISVLDADGNVVYTTTGETGAGTHEFTWDGTTDDGEIAPDGAYQLVVEATDASGDDVSATLYACGTVTGIDLTGDTATLLMDGVEVPGSYVVSVSKA
- a CDS encoding periplasmic heavy metal sensor; protein product: MSTLKKRTKIIIGVTLTVSLAVNFFFLGWLVGTSPLVPGSLAGRLGAAAGLLRPPPGSGMSPEQRFVGFLAHDLSETGHRKVLAALDSRASDIRDLERQAITIRAEIVSLLLQPEPDRPRVAKRIEDFEQLTRRRIAIVSAAILPVVLDLGLEDRRTFIERWAMGPGAPPPPPPPR
- a CDS encoding sigma-70 family RNA polymerase sigma factor, which translates into the protein MGDPRRQGKYDRLTFVGGKIEVNAHGAWPPGEGESPAPAEAASSGRRHKPSVETGAAGTEPGDDALMAQATAGDQAAFRTLMARHFRRVYSLAFRMVPNAADAEDLAQDVFFTVWLKRAEWQPGEAAFSTWLYRVTLNRCIDFKRKRKTTDSDQIPEIADDRPDAAALLQQHQASQILRSATLKLSDEQQAALALFYHQGLSNAETAEILGTSVSAVESLLKRARNRLRTILRNRSKDLLGDSG
- a CDS encoding flagellar protein FliS; this encodes MKTASRRATSAYGKAQGCAPQPWMVAILLNGVINHLEAAERACADGRRAESMRRASKAIAILQGLRDNLRPEVSRRLTDRLGQFYGTSMVRIAHLTRSGFDANTCQRVLADVKLVQEAWATLDDRGSTID